In the genome of Notamacropus eugenii isolate mMacEug1 chromosome 5, mMacEug1.pri_v2, whole genome shotgun sequence, one region contains:
- the LOC140503158 gene encoding olfactory receptor 2AJ1-like, with translation MLTWEEENQTFARDFILLGLLHPNQYGLLFLTLILITFMVAIMGNTVLILLIQLDSRLHTPMYFLLSHLSFMDSLHIFNIVPKMAFNFISGQQSITFAGCGFQIFLSITFLGAECLLLVAMSYDRYVAICHPLRYPILMNHRISVHMAAGCWIVGTINSTVHTTYALHLPFCGTRVIDHFFCEVPAMLKLSCVDTSSYEGGVYVSSVFFLLIPFSIILASYAQILHTVLHIKSVEAQKKAFSTCSSHLTVVVMYYGPFIFTYMRPKSYHTPGQDKVLALLYTIFTPMLNPIIYSLRNKDVLCALKKVLGKTLRQK, from the coding sequence ATGCTAACGTGGGAAGAAGAGAATCAGACTTTTGCTAGAGATTTCATCCTACTAGGATTATTGCATCCAAACCAGTATGGATTGCTGTTCTTGACACTTATTCTCATCACTTTTATGGTGGCAATTATGGGGAACACAGTCTTGATTCTTCTTATCCAACTCGACAGCAGGCTCCACACTCCCATGTACTTCCTTCTCAGCCATCTCTCCTTCATGGATAGCTTGCACATCTTCAACATCGTTCCCAAGATGGCCTTTAACTTCATATCTGGTCAGCAGTCCATCACATTTGCAGGTTGTGGGTTCCAGATATTCCTTTCCATCACCTTTTTGGGAGCTGAATGCCTTCTTCTGGTAGCCATGTCCTATGATCGCTATGTAGCCATCTGCCACCCACTGCGTTATCCCATCCTCATGAACCATCGGATCAGTGTCCACATGGCTGCTGGGTGTTGGATTGTGGGAACCATCAACTCTACAGTTCATACAACTTATGCACTGCATCTCCCCTTTTGTGGCACAAGGGTCATTGACCACTTTTTCTGTGAAGTCCCAGCCATGTTGAAGCTTTCCTGTGTTGACACATCATCCTATGAAGGAGGAGTCTATGTGAGTTCTGTATTCTTTCTCCTAATTCCCTTTTCCATCATTCTTGCCTCTTATGCTCAGATTCTCCACACCGTGCTTCACATTAAATCTGTGGAAGCCCAGAAAAAAGCCTTCTCCACTTGTTCCTCCCACCTGACTGTGGTTGTCATGTACTATGGGCCATTCATCTTTACATACATGAGGCCAAAGTCCTATCATACTCCAGGTCAGGACAAGGTCTTGGCCCTCTTATATACCATTTTCACTCCCATGCTCAACCCTATAATCTACAGCCTCAGAAATAAAGATGTCTTGTGCGCCCTAAAGAAGGTTTTAGGAAAGACACTTAGGCAAAAATAA